One region of Syntrophobacter fumaroxidans MPOB genomic DNA includes:
- a CDS encoding phosphate ABC transporter substrate-binding protein, with protein sequence MGIQKRRVDGVVILAVCFFFGLMQGVAFCGALDGFSGLEGTIAIAGGTAHIPVMNDAAKNIMTVNPGIRITVEGGGSGVGVQKVGEGLADIGNTGRALSELEIAKYGLKSFAFALDGVAAAVHPENPVSDLSPQQVRDIFAGSITNWKAVGGMDAPIHLFCRDEASGTREVFWEKLLKKGPVAATANIVASNGAMKVAISQDKNAIGYVGIGHVDQSLKALKLEGIAATQENAMNGSYPVVRKLYMNTRGEPSKLVRTFIDYVMGPECADIIKKYGYIPLK encoded by the coding sequence ATGGGTATCCAGAAAAGGCGCGTTGATGGGGTTGTCATACTGGCGGTTTGCTTCTTCTTCGGTCTCATGCAGGGTGTTGCTTTCTGCGGCGCTTTGGATGGATTCTCAGGCCTCGAAGGAACCATCGCCATCGCCGGCGGCACGGCTCACATACCCGTAATGAACGACGCGGCGAAGAACATCATGACGGTCAACCCCGGGATCCGAATCACCGTCGAAGGCGGAGGATCGGGGGTCGGAGTCCAGAAGGTCGGGGAAGGGCTCGCGGATATTGGAAACACCGGCCGGGCGCTTTCCGAGCTGGAGATCGCCAAGTACGGCTTGAAGTCCTTCGCTTTCGCCCTCGACGGAGTGGCGGCCGCGGTCCATCCGGAAAACCCCGTCAGTGACCTGTCCCCTCAACAGGTGCGGGATATCTTTGCCGGGTCGATCACCAACTGGAAAGCCGTCGGCGGGATGGACGCCCCCATTCATCTTTTCTGCCGGGATGAGGCAAGCGGCACACGCGAGGTCTTCTGGGAAAAGCTGCTGAAGAAAGGCCCGGTTGCCGCCACGGCCAACATCGTTGCATCCAACGGGGCGATGAAGGTCGCGATTTCCCAGGATAAAAACGCCATAGGATACGTGGGTATCGGGCATGTGGACCAGAGCCTTAAAGCCCTCAAGCTGGAGGGCATTGCGGCAACTCAGGAAAATGCGATGAACGGAAGTTATCCTGTGGTTCGAAAGCTTTACATGAACACCAGGGGGGAGCCTTCCAAGCTTGTCAGGACCTTCATCGACTACGTCATGGGTCCCGAATGCGCCGATATCATCAAAAAGTACGGATACATCCCACTGAAGTAG
- a CDS encoding menaquinone biosynthesis decarboxylase, protein MKTAFRNLQDFIADLERAGELLRIKAPVSSDLEITQITDLASKSPGGGKALLFENVEGSRFPVLTNAFGSERRICMALGVSHLDELARRLKSFIEMKPPKSLADALRLIPLGLELLRFLPRKTRKAPCQEVVTTGRDVDLSMLPVLKCWPSDGGPFVTLPVVITRSLVTGKRNAGMYRLQVYDRKTTGMHWHIHKDGSHYFQEFRERGKRMPVAVAIGTDPAVTYAATAPLPRGIDEMMLAGFIRRKPVPMVRCLTVDLEVPAESEFVLEGYVDPGELRVEGPFGDHTGYYSLVGEYPVFHVTALTHRRNPVYFATVVGRPPMEDCFLAKATERIFLPLLNAVFPEIGDYWMPWEGVFHNITVLSIRKEYPGHARRMMSAIWGQGQMSFCKAAVLADPSVDLGHPRRVLEHILNNIDIESDITLSEGILDVLDHSAPEPLFGSKIGIDATRRLPGEKERPAARPVGALPDAERIASALRDVSEFLVAFHVPDLEVRNRLLCVNFLKNGSVPAQSFAQQLLDHPVLQPFAIFLLYDATIDLRDGSLILWKLFNNVDPRRDTVRSGGRIVVDATKKGPEDGHHRPWPDDIVMDPEVAARVARRAKELGIEAFLPAGS, encoded by the coding sequence ATGAAGACCGCATTCCGAAACCTGCAAGACTTTATCGCCGACCTCGAGCGGGCCGGAGAATTGCTGCGGATCAAGGCCCCGGTCTCGAGCGACCTCGAAATCACGCAAATCACCGACCTTGCCTCCAAGAGCCCCGGAGGAGGCAAGGCTCTGCTCTTCGAAAACGTTGAAGGCTCGCGCTTTCCGGTCCTGACCAACGCTTTCGGCAGCGAACGGCGCATCTGCATGGCGCTGGGCGTCTCCCACCTCGACGAGCTCGCCCGCCGCCTCAAGTCCTTCATCGAGATGAAACCGCCGAAGTCCCTTGCCGATGCGCTCCGGCTGATCCCGCTCGGGCTGGAGCTCCTCCGCTTCCTGCCTCGAAAAACCCGCAAGGCGCCGTGCCAGGAGGTTGTCACCACCGGCCGCGACGTGGACCTGTCCATGCTGCCGGTGCTCAAGTGCTGGCCATCGGACGGAGGGCCGTTCGTAACGCTCCCGGTGGTGATCACGCGCAGCCTCGTCACCGGCAAGCGCAACGCGGGGATGTACCGGCTGCAGGTTTACGACCGCAAGACCACGGGGATGCACTGGCACATTCACAAGGACGGGTCCCACTACTTCCAGGAATTCAGGGAACGGGGCAAGCGCATGCCCGTGGCGGTGGCGATCGGGACCGATCCAGCCGTGACTTACGCCGCCACGGCCCCCCTGCCCCGAGGCATCGACGAAATGATGCTGGCCGGGTTCATCCGGCGAAAGCCCGTGCCGATGGTGCGTTGCCTGACCGTCGACCTCGAGGTGCCGGCGGAATCGGAATTCGTGCTGGAAGGTTACGTGGATCCCGGAGAACTGCGCGTGGAAGGGCCTTTCGGAGATCACACCGGCTACTATTCGTTGGTGGGGGAATACCCGGTGTTTCACGTCACCGCCCTGACGCACCGGCGCAATCCGGTGTATTTCGCAACGGTCGTCGGACGCCCCCCCATGGAAGATTGTTTTCTTGCCAAGGCCACCGAGCGTATCTTCCTGCCGCTCCTGAACGCCGTATTCCCGGAGATCGGGGACTACTGGATGCCGTGGGAAGGGGTCTTCCACAACATCACGGTCCTGTCCATCCGCAAGGAATATCCGGGCCATGCGCGCCGCATGATGAGCGCCATCTGGGGGCAGGGACAGATGAGCTTCTGCAAGGCCGCGGTCCTGGCGGATCCTTCGGTGGATCTCGGTCACCCCCGGCGGGTGCTCGAACACATCCTGAACAACATCGACATCGAAAGCGACATCACCCTCTCCGAAGGCATCCTGGACGTCCTCGATCACAGCGCCCCGGAACCTTTGTTCGGCAGCAAGATCGGCATCGACGCAACCCGGCGGCTTCCCGGCGAAAAGGAGCGTCCCGCCGCCCGGCCTGTCGGCGCTCTTCCGGACGCGGAGCGGATCGCGTCCGCCCTGCGGGACGTCTCGGAGTTCCTCGTGGCTTTCCACGTTCCGGACCTTGAAGTCAGGAACAGGCTGCTGTGCGTGAATTTCCTCAAAAACGGGTCGGTACCGGCGCAAAGCTTCGCGCAACAACTCCTCGATCACCCGGTCCTGCAGCCGTTTGCGATCTTTCTGCTCTACGACGCAACCATCGATTTGCGGGATGGGTCGCTCATTCTCTGGAAGCTGTTCAACAATGTGGACCCGCGAAGAGATACAGTGCGTTCGGGCGGCAGGATCGTCGTCGACGCGACGAAAAAGGGGCCCGAAGACGGCCATCACCGTCCCTGGCCGGACGATATCGTGATGGATCCCGAAGTGGCGGCAAGGGTGGCGCGGCGCGCAAAGGAACTCGGGATCGAAGCGTTTCTGCCGGCCGGGAGCTGA